One segment of Panicum virgatum strain AP13 chromosome 3K, P.virgatum_v5, whole genome shotgun sequence DNA contains the following:
- the LOC120697571 gene encoding uncharacterized protein LOC120697571, giving the protein MAMSPCAAAASVSFPARPAASAAAASSSSARARAGVVRAAAGGGEGGSGKWWAPLLGWSGKADYIEAPAPAADAAKEAAAAGRGRAFMGGLTEEKARELRARMAQTESFHDAMYHSAIASRLARSA; this is encoded by the coding sequence ATGGCGATGTcaccgtgcgcggcggcggcctccgtctccttccccgcccgcccggcggcttcggcggcggcggcgtcatcctcctccgcccgggcgcgcgccggcgtggtccgcgccgcggcgggcggcggggagggcggcagcggcaagTGGTGGGCGCCGCTGCTGGGGTGGTCGGGCAAGGCCGACTACATCGAGgcccccgcgcccgcggccgACGCGGccaaggaggccgcggcggcgggcaggggcAGGGCGTTCATGGGGGGCCTGACGGAGGAGAAGGCGCGGGAGCTGCGCGCGCGCATGGCGCAGACCGAGTCCTTCCACGACGCCATGTACCACTCCGCCATTGCCTCCCGCCTCGCCCGCTCCGCCTAG